The nucleotide sequence AACAACATCGTCTTGCAGTCCCACTTGCCATCATGTTTTGATTCTCATCTCActctctttctgtttctcttctcccctcccctccaggaACAATCCTGTCCCATCTTTCATGGACCCCATTTCTTCCTGCTCATCACCCTTTTAGTCTCTGAAGAGTAATATTCTGGTGAGGGAAAGTGGCATTGTGGGACaaccctccccacccaccccacctgtGCCTGATTGCAGCAACCCTAGCGGCAACAGAGAGCCGCCTGCAAGACCTTCAGTGATCAACATTTCCACCCACACTGTGGGAGAGCACTCTCTGAACCGTCCTCCGTTGGAGGAGCAACATGGCTGGGGTGGAGCTgagaggctcagatttcggcctcCGGGTCCCGACTGCCGCAGAGCCAAGGGAGCATCCTGGGATAAAGATAGAAGAGCAAGATCCATTGGAGTTGGACCAGGTGGGAGATGGACGAGGCAGGACCCCTCATGTTGTCCACGCCGGGAGTATTGAGGAATTTGTGCAGAGGAGTACGGAACCGTGTGTCGATCTGGAATcgagggaggagttgctccaaCGCTGGGAGGCCCAGTGGGAAGAGTTCTTGAGGAAATTGGAGTCCCCTCACCTGGAACGGGGAATCCCACAGTTGCCGGAAGAGCCCACCCCATGGGATGACGCTAAGGCCTTCCTGGCCTCCTTCGAGCTAGTCGCTGAAGCCTGCCGCTGGCCCAAGGAAGAGTGGGTGGCCCGGCTCTTGCCGGCCCTCGGCGGGGGAGCCCAGCAAATGTTCAGCAAGCTGGAATCCCAGGACTGGAAGGACTACCAAAAGGTGAAGGTGGCCATCTTGCGGGGGGCAGCCCTGAGGAGGGAGAAGCAGCGACAACACTTCCGGCGCTTCTGCTACCAGGAGGCCGGGGGTCCCCGGGAGGCTTATGGCCGCCTCCAGGAACGTTGCTCTCAGTGGCTGAGGGCCGAGAGGCGCACCAAGGAGGAGATTCTGGAGCTGCTGATTCTGGAGCAGTTCTTGGCCATCCTCCCGCCGGAGATCCAGAGCTGGGTGAAGGAGCGCGGCCCGGAGTCCTGCGACCAGGCGGTGATCCTGGCCGAGGTTTTCCTGCAGAGGCAGGAAGAGGCGGAGAGATGGCAGCTCCAGGTGAAGGCAGTTCTTCTGAGGGGTCCTTGTGACTCAAAAGTGTGAGGGGGATGGATATGGTTGGAGAGACCTCCAGTCCCCCCCTTTTCCATTTGAGAGCGGCTTGGAAGGTGGAGAGGAATCTTTGCCTCAATTCTTCCCACGTAGACTGCAGGGGGTGAGTGAGTGGATGGGTGACCCCAGGAGAAGGAAgacgggaacctgtggccctccagatgttgttggactccatctccctggagcccaagccagcatgagcaatgggtagtggtctggagggccacaggtttccctgccctgccccaaaggttgctctagcacagcctttcctaacctctgggtccccagatgttgctggacaacaactctcatcagccccagccggcacttgctaatggtcaagaatgattggaactgtagtccagcatcatctggggtCCCAAAGGGTAAGAAAGGCTGTGCAGCTTTAAAAATGGATCAATATCGCACAGAGGAAGCTGACACAGACCTGGTCAGACCCTGTGTCCGTCTAACCCTGTATTGTCTgttctgaccggcagcagctctccaggcttgaaggcctttcccatcacttgctaagatagcctttttttaaaatctggagGTGCCACTGggggttgagcctgggaccttctgcgtgcaaagcaggtgttctgcgaCTGAGCTCCAGGGCCCCTTCCGAGTCTCTTCCGCTTCCCGGCTTAACTCTGAACAGACTCTTTGCTGTTGTTTCGGCAGCCGGTGCCATTTGTGAAAGTGGCTGTGAGTTCCCCAGGGGCAGAGCAGGCGCCATCTGTCTCCAGGCAAGGGCAGCCATGCCAAGAAGTGAagcgagaggaggaggaggaggccttcGAAGTGACCTCGCCTGGTAAGTAACATTTCTCTCATGTTAATTCTGGAATGCTTCTGATTCCCTGAAGGGGCTACCTTGGTTTTGTTTctttatcccaccttttttcaATGGTAGATCTCAAGGCAGCATAAGGAGATCCCCTGGATGGTCTCCCATTCAAACGCTGACCAGAcctaaacctgcttagcttcagtaaagTGGCTACGTTAAGCACTTTCAGACTGTGACTTAGTCCTGTAGCCTCTCTCCATGTAGAGAGCATGGATGAACTGAAGGACcaccagcacccataacaaacctGCCAGGGCTTACAGTCAGCCCCAGAGGCCTGGCTCATAACCACATGATGAAGACCCATTAGACTGGCGAGCACTGGAgactgggccttttcagtggtggctctgtaTTCGTGGCAATCTCTACAACGCAGCTCCCATCTCTATTACCTGTCAAACGCAATTACTCCCCGAGTGTGGAGCCTTGTGTAGCCAAAACAGCTGCACCCCTCCAGGCACAGAGGGAGATAGGAGCAACTTGCAACGTGAGGGGAGTGCCAGGGTTTGCAGTataaaaaaaggctttaaagggaggggggaaatctatGGAGGGGGcaaccccctcccctccaaaagaGCCCACTgaagattgagcatgctcagtaggcgTGGAATGGAGTATGCTCAACAggaacactccacactgcaacattttagtttgtttgtttatttgttatttgatttatatcccgcccttcctcccagcaggagcccagggcggcagttgTATCAGTCGGTTATATTGCTCTCTtgtcataacattagaacttgtggacatccaatggcGCTGaacgttagaagattcaggacagggaacagaaaggacttcttcacacgcACACAGTTAAACGATGCAATTTGCCCCCACAGGATGGCCACAAACATGGATAGCTTAAAAAAAGAGGTTTAGGCAAATTCACAGAGGGCatggctatcaacagctactagccacaacggctgtgctctgcctccacagtcgagACTGTATGGTTACGAATAccggttgctgtaaaccgcaggaggggagagatacttttgcactcaggtcttgcttgttggcttccaatcggggcatctggctggccactgtgaggacaggatgctagactagatgggccactggcctgacccagcagggctcttatgttcttatctattaGTAAGTCACATAAAACAGAAGTGCAGGATTCTTTCCTCCTTTCAACAGGTTGTGGAGCAGCAGATGAGTGCAAGAGGAAGAATCTCCAACAGGGATGCCCCAGGCGAGCAgaaccatttgggagaaggatgaGAGTTTCTGAGGATGAGGATCAGGAAGCCACTGAGGAGCAGCACAGGCTAAAGAAACGACAACGGCGACGGAACCACTGTGGGGAAAAAATGGGAAGACCTGTTTTTTGTACACTGACTGACAAAACTCCACACCGGCAACAGCAAAGTCCAGAGCCAGTCGTCACGGAAAACTTCCAGCAGGGCTCCGGCTGCTGTAGGCATGCTGCGGCCAACGGGAGCAATTCCGCTCTGCCTTTTAGGCAGGCCTTTAGCTTGCACGTCCCCACGGAGGGAGACCTGCAGCCCACCAGAGATCCGGGGACACCAAAGAAGCGGAGGAAGCCAAATTGGAATATGGAGGAGAAGAAATTGCTCTACGAGTTAGTGGTAGCGAACAAGGAGGCTGCTCTCGGCCTCGTCCCGGGGAGTGGGGCTGCGGCACGCCAGGCAGCCTTTTTTGTGGCTGCAGGGCGGAAAGTGTCCACCTTGGGTTATTACGAGAGGTCGGGGCCTGCCACCCGCAAGAGGTGGAACGACACTTACGGGAACCTGAAGAAGAGGGTGCGAACGTACCGGCGCCTAGGCCTGTCATTTGACAGGGCGGTGGAGAAAGCCACACGGCCGGAAGAGGCAGTCCTCCGCCCGCTCATCCGCTGCAAGCGCCTGAAGGCCATGGCATCCGGCACCCGGAATCGTGAGTATCGTCCATGTGGTGGGTGGGAAGAGGAGGGTGTCTTGTTTTGCCCCTATCTAATCTTGTCTTGCCCTTTCATTCCAGCCCCGCCAGAAGAACCCACAGACACAGAAGAGGACTCCACACCCCCGACCTCAGACCAAGAACACTCGCCAGGAAGGATGGTGGAGCTGGTGGCATCCCCAGGGACTGCGACTCATTGTAAAGGCGCAGGAGGCAGATTGCAGTCAGGGACACCTTCCCCAACAGCATGGGAGGAGGTAGCATTGGGGAAAGGTGAACGCTCAGGAGCTACTCGGCGGGCTTCCGAAGTGGAAACCAGTGTCCctgcagatggtgctggactacagctcccatcatctcggACTATTGGtggtgctggctgatgggagttggggttcaacatctggagggtcctgAAGATGATATCATAATCCTTACAAACGATGCGTTGCAATATTAATCTGCTGGTTGGCTGCAACAACTTGAGTTTATGGTGATCTTCATGGCCaccttacaattttttttaaaaaaggtcatgTTGCCCTCCAGTGCCAATCTCTCTTCTTCTACCTAGCAATTGTGAATGAAGCAACCCCAGTTTgttcctcctcttttctttgtatgtttcattttcattcatttgtatgtgttttatttcatagaatcatagagttggaaggggtcttgtaggccatcgagtccaccccctgctcacagcaggaaatccacagctagagcatctcccgcagatagctgtccagcctctgcttgaagacatccagcgaaggggatcccaccacctccctaggcagtcggttccattgccaaactgcccttactgtcaagaagttccttctaatgtccaatctgaatctacgctcctgcaacttaaaaccttATTTCCTTATTTCTTACATGTTGCCGATTATgtttttgattgaataaatttggaaaaaaaatctggagggccacaggttctgaaTTCCCcagaattgcagcctgaattgtttAAATATGCATTGCAATTGAGAGGATGTTTATGCAGCTAATTATGCAATATTTGAGAATTTAAGGAGGGAAATAAATAAGTTGTCCCCATTTTGAATCTCTTGGATAAGAAGGAAAAAAGCACTTTAACCAACATTTCTTAAagcacttgtttttttaaaaaagatgattgCTTCTGTTTTGTCAAGAATGTAATCTTGTTGGTTACAACTATAAGCATTTTATCAACTTGGCTGCGACAGATcgtttttttatatttcttaaatcatttttaatttaagttgaaaaaaaaatagagttGGCTATCATTAGCAGAGCATGCTTCACTCCAAATATTTGAATGACCTTATACTCAGTGCTTTAAGGTACAATTTCCAATAGAACCTTGGCCACAGGCCGTTCCATTGCCAGTGAGAGACGAACCATTCATagaaagattcaggatagactaaagaaagtccttcttcatgcagcacacagttaaacaatGGAAGTCACTCCCActagaggtagtgatggccctcaacttggatggctttaaaagagcattagacaaatcatatcaatagctactagccatggtggctgtgttcTGCCCCCACCAGTTTTTTACTACCTACTGGCATGtaggttcaggacagacgaaagaaagtactttttcatgcagtgcatagttaagctatagaATTCACTCCCGGAGGAGacggtgatagccaccaacttggatggctttaaaagaggacagattcatggaggatgactATCAAAAGCAAATAGCCCGAACTCTAACCCAGTCCTTCAATTAGCTAAAATCGCTGATGCTAGATAGTGTCtggtttttatattttcaaaGTGGGATTCCTAGAGCATGCTTACCTTATGTAAGTTGTATAGAAATTCACAAGATCTGCCTTGGGGCAGGCACACATAGGATCATGCTTCTAATTTGCTTCTTTAGAAAAGTGTGTCATATAGTTTTTATTATGAGGTGTGTgtctggttgtttttttaaaaaaaatcaaaatcatctGTCTTAATTGGTCTCTAAGAACTCTTTCAACTTATCTGAAGACAGATTACAGATTCAGCCAGATTCTCACTCCCTTAAATATCTCCCCTCACTTAAATTCCTTCCACTAATTTCATAGAAGCCCCCATTACACAATATTACAGACATATTCCAATGTTCACCAGCCAGAGTGAAACTCTCTCTCACCTGCCACTCTCCCTGCTGCTTCTCCTCTGCCTGACTCGGGAGGAAGCCTtctgccagggccaccgcctgggcactggtctccgctccacattTCCTTGCCCAGCTCGCCATCTCCGGGGGAAGGACAGTCAGGAATTGCTACAGGATCACCAAATCCAGCATCTGAATCTTCGTGTGTCACTCTGACTTCGGCCACTGATGGCAAAGATGATAGAGTCGGCTACAAACCTCT is from Rhineura floridana isolate rRhiFlo1 chromosome 3, rRhiFlo1.hap2, whole genome shotgun sequence and encodes:
- the LOC133381374 gene encoding uncharacterized protein LOC133381374 isoform X1 produces the protein MAGVELRGSDFGLRVPTAAEPREHPGIKIEEQDPLELDQVGDGRGRTPHVVHAGSIEEFVQRSTEPCVDLESREELLQRWEAQWEEFLRKLESPHLERGIPQLPEEPTPWDDAKAFLASFELVAEACRWPKEEWVARLLPALGGGAQQMFSKLESQDWKDYQKVKVAILRGAALRREKQRQHFRRFCYQEAGGPREAYGRLQERCSQWLRAERRTKEEILELLILEQFLAILPPEIQSWVKERGPESCDQAVILAEVFLQRQEEAERWQLQPVPFVKVAVSSPGAEQAPSVSRQGQPCQEVKREEEEEAFEVTSPGCGAADECKRKNLQQGCPRRAEPFGRRMRVSEDEDQEATEEQHRLKKRQRRRNHCGEKMGRPVFCTLTDKTPHRQQQSPEPVVTENFQQGSGCCRHAAANGSNSALPFRQAFSLHVPTEGDLQPTRDPGTPKKRRKPNWNMEEKKLLYELVVANKEAALGLVPGSGAAARQAAFFVAAGRKVSTLGYYERSGPATRKRWNDTYGNLKKRVRTYRRLGLSFDRAVEKATRPEEAVLRPLIRCKRLKAMASGTRNPPPEEPTDTEEDSTPPTSDQEHSPGRMVELVASPGTATHCKGAGGRLQSGTPSPTAWEEVALGKGERSGATRRASEVETSVPADGAGLQLPSSRTIGGAG
- the LOC133381374 gene encoding piggyBac transposable element-derived protein 1-like isoform X2, coding for MAGVELRGSDFGLRVPTAAEPREHPGIKIEEQDPLELDQVGDGRGRTPHVVHAGSIEEFVQRSTEPCVDLESREELLQRWEAQWEEFLRKLESPHLERGIPQLPEEPTPWDDAKAFLASFELVAEACRWPKEEWVARLLPALGGGAQQMFSKLESQDWKDYQKVKVAILRGAALRREKQRQHFRRFCYQEAGGPREAYGRLQERCSQWLRAERRTKEEILELLILEQFLAILPPEIQSWVKERGPESCDQAVILAEVFLQRQEEAERWQLQPVPFVKVAVSSPGAEQAPSVSRQGQPCQEVKREEEEEAFEVTSPGCGAADECKRKNLQQGCPRRAEPFGRRMRVSEDEDQEATEEQHRLKKRQRRRNHCGEKMGRPVFCTLTDKTPHRQQQSPEPVVTENFQQGSGCCRHAAANGSNSALPFRQAFSLHVPTEGDLQPTRDPGTPKKRRKPNWNMEEKKLLYELVVANKEAALGLVPGSGAAARQAAFFVAAGRKVSTLGYYERSGPATRKRWNDTYGNLKKRVRTYRRLGLSFDRAVEKATRPEEAVLRPLIRCKRLKAMASGTRNPPPEEPTDTEEDSTPPTSDQEHSPGRMVELVASPGTATHCKGAGGRLQSGTPSPTAWEEVALGKES